In one Bacteroidota bacterium genomic region, the following are encoded:
- a CDS encoding putative toxin-antitoxin system toxin component, PIN family, translating into MRVTLDTNVLIAAFIARGTCADLLEHLVRHHTPAASPFILGEFREKLAGKFKMPEAEVDEAAVLLRTRLEITEPEPLAEPVCRDPDDDAVLAAARGSACLVTGDNDLLVLRRFEGLPILRPSEFWAFEAKTA; encoded by the coding sequence GAACGTGCTGATCGCGGCCTTCATCGCTCGTGGCACATGCGCCGACTTACTGGAGCATCTCGTCCGCCACCACACGCCGGCTGCCTCGCCGTTCATCCTCGGCGAGTTCCGCGAGAAGCTGGCGGGGAAGTTCAAGATGCCCGAAGCCGAGGTCGATGAGGCCGCCGTGCTGCTGCGTACACGGCTGGAGATCACCGAGCCGGAGCCGCTGGCGGAGCCCGTCTGCCGCGACCCGGATGACGACGCCGTGCTAGCGGCTGCGAGAGGAAGCGCCTGCCTGGTTACAGGCGACAACGACCTGCTCGTCCTGCGACGGTTCGAAGGCCTTCCCATCCTGCGCCCGAGCGAGTTCTGGGCTTTCGAGGCGAAGACGGCCTGA